ATTCAATTTAAATCCATAAGATTGAGTATTGTTTTTACTTAAGTACTGAATTTCATCCAAAAATGCATCTGATTTAGATAGTGTGTTGCTATAGCTTACGGAAGCGTTTGTTTTAAATTTTGGGAAGTATTTACCAACTTCTATACCCAGTCTGTTACTTTTTGCATGGTTTTCCTGTTCTCTATACTGCATCAAGGTAAATCCTGTTGTGATATCAAGTATTGGTGATGCAAGGAGATTTTTTTTGCTGTCGCTTAAAGAGTAATTTACATTGAAAAATAAATTATTAAGTGGATTTCTATATTCAATTCTTGAACCTGCACTTTTTGAATTCGTCTGTGGAATAGGATTATTTGGATCCATTACGCTGAATCCTCCAGGGCTCTGCAACATATATCCGGCATAAGCAGACTGAACATCTCCAAAGTTATTGCTTATATTTCCATTTAAACTTGCTTTCCAAAAAGAAGCAAAGGAATATTGAACGAATACATTAGGAGTAAACGTTGTCTTATTAAGGGATTTATGAACATTTCTAAGCCCGTCTTCAGCTTTAATACTATTGAAATTTACCGGTGCATTTGCGAATAGGCTCCATGCTTCAGATTTATAATTTATACCCAAAGATCCTGTAGGATTAAATTCTGTAAATTTCAGATCATTTTCATAAGCAGGCCCATTAAAAGTTGGAGCAACATCATTAGGAATTTGCGGATTAGGTATTGCAGTTCCATAGAAGCTGGTATTGAGATTTTTTGATGAAAAATCAAATCCTACTTGTGGGGTAAAAGTCCATCCTTTTTTTGAAAAACTGATGTTAGCAGAATGTGATGTTTCCAAAGTCTTTAATCTAAAATGCTGCATCACAGATGTTCCCGGAGCAAAATTAATTGCCGTGGCTGAATCTGCTATAGGATTTTTGTATAGAATCTGCAGATAATTAGCAGGGGCAACTTCAAGACTCTGTTTGTCATCCTGATAATTGATATAGGATTTAAAATTTACCATTTTCTCCTTCCAGGGAATGATTGTACTTAATGAATTCTGGAAGGAAGTTGTAGGTGATTCTACTGCCTCGTTTCCGATTCTTCCAACTCTTGTAGCAACAGCCCTGTCTGCATTCCAGAACTGGCTGAAACTTGTTGTATTTTTAAAGAAACCCTTCTTTGCATTTTTTGTAAATATCAGTTCTCCTTTTACTTTATCAGTATAAAAATTATTTCTTGTACTTGTTATAATTGTAGAACCAGGTTTATCATTTCTGGGACTATAGATCGTTTCTACAATATCTTCTCTTTCTACAGAATTGTTTGTATAATTGGCATTGGCCTTTAGCTCCCACTCTTTCTTTTTGTCAATATTTGTAAGATAATTGGCTGACAGGTAATGTACACTGTTCATTAAATATCTTTTTACAGGAAGGTTTGGAAGTACTGGCATTCTCCACGTTCAGCCAGTCATTTTGGGCTGCATTGATCCTTCTTCCCTCCCATGAACTTCCGAAAGCCAGAATATTTCCTTCATTTTCTACCTGCTCTCCCATATTGTTGGTTTTGTAATTGACTACCCACTGGCTTTTTTGCCCGAAGAACATTGGTGTCAATTTCACATTCCATAGCCATGGGTCTCCGAAACCTGTTCCCACTTCTCCTCTTCCGGTCATGGTTACAGAGTTTTTTAATTTGATATTGATGGCAGCCTGGTCTGACGGCACTTTATCCTGAAGGATCTTTACCGGCTGGTGGTTTTCAAGGACTTCGACTTTCTGTACAGCATCTTTTGGAAGCGAGTTGTTGATTGTTCCGTAACCTCCTTCCATCAGGTCTTTTCCGTTCACATAAAATTTATTGATGGCATTTCCCTGGTAAAGAATGGAACCGTCTTTATTGACTTCAATTCCCGGGATTTTTCTCATTACATCGGCAAGAGTTCTATCGCTTTTGCTGTCAAATGCCTTCAGATCGTAAGCAATGGTGTCTCCTCTTGCTGTGATCATCTTGGTTTTCAGCTGTACTTCTTTTATTTCTGTGGCTTCAGACTGCATTTTAAAAGTGAGCGCCTGGTCACTGTTGCCGATCTGTTTGGTAAGTGGCTTCTGATTGAATGCTTTTACCTTAAGATCTACATTGGGTTCTGCAGACGTGAATGTCACTTTGTATTCTCCTTTAGAATTGGTGATTCCGTAGGCCAGAATAGCATCCTTGCCTGGCTCTTCTACCGTAACGCTGGCACTGGGAATCGGTGATCCGTCTTCATCGGTAATTTTCCCTGACACTGTTTTCTGTGCAAAAGTAAGCACGGTAAAAAAAAGCATCAGCAATAAGGAAATCTTTCTTTTCATAATTTATTATTTGCCTAATTAGTTTGCAGCTTGTGTTTTTTGTTACACTTTTTATAAAGATGGATTTTATAGATAAAGGTTAAATGCCTTTAACACTATAAACTTAGTGATATTTTTTATATTCCTAATTATTTGGTAGAATGTTTTAATTTTTTTGCATTAGAAAATGCTTTTGTTTTTAAATAAGAAAAGTTAATGCATTTAAACAGCCATCTATCAATTTTGTAATTATAGTTCGTTTGGTATGCAAATTCTTTAAAATCTATTTGTAAATTGGTGTGTGATTAATTCATTTCTATTATCTTCGTTTAAGATTTTTCCTTTAAATATTGACTTATTACGAGGAAATGACTAAGATTTGCCGAAAGGAATAATTTTCTTATTTCTATTTAGTCTAATCGTTAAAGTTGATTTGAATCATAGATTAAAAAAAACTTAAACACTGATTCATATGTATTTATTTAATAATTTTGTAACATAAAATTTATATAATGGGAATTATTTTAAAGCCTATAGATGTTGTAGATGATATTACTCAGGAAGAGTTTATGGAAAAATATCTAAAGCCCAGAAGGCCCGTTGTCATTAAAAACATGGCAAAAAAATGGCCCGCCTATCAAAAATGGACGATGGATTATGTAAAGGAAGTGGTAGGTGATGTAGAAGTTCCTCTATATGATTCAAAAAAGGCCGATCCCGCAGCTCCCATCAATACGCCCACTACAAAAATGAAGTTCGGAGATTATATAGATCTTATCCAAAGAGAGCCTACCGATCTGAGAATTTTCTTTTTTGACCCGATAAAACACGCCGGTAAATTGATGGATGACTTTATTGCTCCAAAAGAACTTATGGGTGGTTTTCTTGATAAATATCCTTCCATGTTTTTTGGTGGGAAAAGTTCTGTGACTTTCCTTCACTTTGATATTGATATGGCGCATATTTTCCATACGCATTTCAACGGAAGAAAGCATGTGAAGCTGTTTGAATATAAATGGAAAGAAAGACTTTACAGGCTACCGTACGCAACATACGCGCTGGAAGACTATGACATTGATAATCCTGATTTTGAAAAATACCCTGCCCTGGACGGTGTAGAAGGAATTGAATGTTTCCTTGAGCACGGGGATACGCTTTTCATGCCTACCGGATGGTGGCACTGGATGAAATATCTGGACGGAAGTTTCTCTATTTCTCTCAGAGCATGGGACAAGTCCTGGGCAGTGAAAGCTCACTCTTTATGGAACCTGACTGTACAGCGTAAATTTGATGATATTATGAAGTCTAATTTTAAGACTAAATATATGGACTGGAAAGAAAAAGCAGCCGTTAAGACCGCAGAAATGGCCCTAAAAAGAGGCTTACCAAAATAAAGACAAAAAAGACGTTTCACATTGAAGCGTCTTTTTTATTGTTGGGTACTTACAAGAAGTTCTTCCATATTTCTCGTGACCTCATTACACGAAAAACAGGCTTCTTTTCCATCCTGGGAAAACCATCTGCACTGAGACCGGATCGGGCAAAAGAACAACTCTTTTTCCTTATGGGTGTCCAGATTCTGAACTTTTTGAGATAAGGAACATTTGGATTCTTTAGCGTTCCACTGTGCACAGCCTTTTTCTACGCACTTTCCGGTAAAACGGAATCTCTGTTCGAGACTGTTTTTATTCTGATTCTGATCCAGGAAATCTTCTGTGACAGTAAGAGGTGTTATGAACTGTACCTTCCCGTCTTTGCCGACTACCCCAAAAAGCTGTGCCCCAACTTTTCCTACATAACTGGGACACCTCTTTTTTGAAGAACGGGAATCAGCCTCCATAATTTTTTATTTGAGCCTGAATGTCTTTAACCTGGCTATGGATATCAATCCCCGGTTTGAAAATAATGATTCCCCAAGGAAACCAGTCTTTAATTTTCAGCGGTCTAATCAAACCTTTGAAATCCCGGTGAGCTCCAAAAGCCTGGGTATTGTCAATCTTTGATAGTTCGGAAAGAACAACGCTCTGAATTCCTCTGTCGATGTTTTTCAACTGCTCATCTGTAAGATCTACGCCTTCCAGTGAAACGAAAAATTGCTTTTTAGTGGCCATAACTATAGTTTTTATTGGTTTATAAAGCAAATTTCGGCAGAAGGAGACCAAAATACATAAGGAAAAACACCCATTGTTTACAGGTGAAAACACTTAAAATTAAATACTGAATATCAACAATTTAACTTATAAATTAAGGATTATAATATTCTGTAAACCGGATATTGTCTGAACGTTTTTTCTTCAAAGTAGGGAGAATTCCGGTAGATCCAGTCCAGCTGGGCGGTTCCATCGTTTTCAAATTTTTTATCTGATGCTTTTTTAGCCTCAAAAGACTCTTTTAATTTTTTATCGGTCTTCAATAATTCTGATGCCGTGTCTTCAAAAATATAGGCTGAATAATATTCTTTCTGAGCAAAAATTCCATCAAAAAAATTCCAGTTAAAAAATGAGTCTAAAGCCTCAGGTTCAAGTGTTTCAATGACATATTTTACACCAGGCTGATCCGTTGGAATTACATAATCTCCTGCTAAGAAAGTTTGATTTTTTTTGGCTGTTTCCACACTTGTATCGTAATGAAGATAATGTCCTTCGTAAGGGTTTTTAACGGTTTTAAAATCTTTGATCTTATAAGACTCAACGGTTGCCGTGCTGTCTTTTTTAAGAACAGTCATCCGGATTTTATTTCTTTGCAGTTCTTCAATGACACGATACTGGGACTGTGGAACCACGTAGTATTTAGGAATCGTGATATATCCAGTAGGAACGGCTGTCATAAACAGTTTGATCTTCCTGGTAAAAGGTTTGTTTCTGTCGTAATATAGCCTTGGTTTTCCGGAAATATCGCTTGGTTTATAACTTCCTTCATACCCTTTAAAATCCATGGTAGAGAACTTTGTAGAATCTATTTTCCAGCGGATTCCGTACTGCAATCCGGCCTTGTACTGCTTTAAGTTATCCAGACGTAGCTGTTTTACTTTTCTATAATCTTTGTCTAAATTCTGGAGGTTGACCAGCATATATTTGTAGGTAGCATCCACTCTTTTGTCATAAGGCTTCAGCATATGGGTTTCAGGAACCGTTCCCAAAGAATTAAAAAGAGAGGTATATCCTGTCGAATATCTTGGGGAATCTTCAAAAGCGGCAAATCCTTCATCAGGAACATCTCCATGAATATTTACATAAGGCGTGCTTTCATAACCTAACTTCTTCATCGCTTCAAGATTTTTGGCCTGATAATCATTGTAAAAGTAAGCGCCTAATGTATTTCCAAGACGTTCTTTAAAGGTAGAAATATAGGTGAAAGTATACTGATAATCAGCTCCATTACTCACATGGTTGTCTATAAAAACATCCGGCTGCAGCCACTGATAAATGGTCTGAAAACTTCTGGCATTCTTTGAATCTGCTTTAATGAAATCCCTGTTCAAGTCATAGTTTCTGGCATTTCCTCTGAAACCATACTGTTCCGGCCCACTTTGATTGGCTCGGGAGAAAGAGCCCCTGTTAAGCATTCCGCTCACATTATAGGCAGAAATGGCAGTCACAATAAAGTTTTGCGGCGTTTTTATCTTTCCTGTAGCAAGATCCCTCATAAGCATCATGGTGGCATCTATTCCGTCCGGCTCACCCGGGTGAATTCCGTTGTTTACAAATAAAACAGCTTTATCTTTTCTCAGTTTATCAAGATCTTTTTCAGGAAAAGGATTGTAAATAACGACATAAATAGGCTTTCCATTATCGTCTTCTCCTTTTTTAAGGTATTGAATGGTATTAAAACTTTTAGCCAGGTTCTGATAGTAGCTGTTCATTTCATCATAGGTCACCGTTTGGTTTCCGTTTCCTTTTTCAAAAGGAGTCTGAAATGAGTTTTGGGCTAAAAATAAGGATGTGCTTAGGAATATTAAGAGATATTTCAGTTTCATTGAAGCAGTTTTTGGACTTCAAAATTACTTAATATGATTTGGGTGGGAAAGGGAAATTACGGATTTGTTAGGCTCTGTCCCGTGAGGTTGAATTATCGCAAGGGCGAAAGGTTTTTGATCCTGATTATGTTTTTAAAAGGCGCAAGAAAACAGAAAATTTCCTTTGGATAATATGCTGTTTGAAAATATGCTTAATCTTTGGAAAACAGCTATTTATGTTGAGCTTTTTATGGATTAAAATCTTATAGGTTTTGGAAACCTATAAGGTTGGAGTATGTTGATAAGTTCTGATTTATTTTCATAAGGCTTTATTTCCTATGATGTCATTATTCCTGCCCTTTTCATCAGGGTACAGGGATGGAAGCGGATCACTCTGCCAGAATCCTTTGGTATTGACATCCATCATAGATAAAGCTCCCGTAAAAGCGGCTCCGGTATCCATATTCCATACGTTGGCTTTATGGGCAGGATGTTTAATTCCGATGTCTATTGTGGGCGTATGCCCGATAAATATCTCATTGTATAAAAGCAGCCTTTTCGGGTAGAGTTGTGAGTTTCTTTCCAATTTCTTGTCCATTGCGACTGCGGTTTCCCAAAGGGTT
The Chryseobacterium sp. W4I1 DNA segment above includes these coding regions:
- a CDS encoding cupin-like domain-containing protein translates to MGIILKPIDVVDDITQEEFMEKYLKPRRPVVIKNMAKKWPAYQKWTMDYVKEVVGDVEVPLYDSKKADPAAPINTPTTKMKFGDYIDLIQREPTDLRIFFFDPIKHAGKLMDDFIAPKELMGGFLDKYPSMFFGGKSSVTFLHFDIDMAHIFHTHFNGRKHVKLFEYKWKERLYRLPYATYALEDYDIDNPDFEKYPALDGVEGIECFLEHGDTLFMPTGWWHWMKYLDGSFSISLRAWDKSWAVKAHSLWNLTVQRKFDDIMKSNFKTKYMDWKEKAAVKTAEMALKRGLPK